In a single window of the Nitrospira sp. genome:
- the thiE gene encoding thiamine phosphate synthase — translation MPPVNFRLLLVTDRHHTQGRPLVPLLDCAIEAGVQAIQLRERDLPTTELLSLAKTIHDISTPRSVPLLINDRIDLMMALDLDGVHLRSNSLPTHAAREVIGPRRLLGVSTHSVEDMQRANQSGADYVVFGPIFDTPSKRSFGPPLGLALLTEVCRRSSIPVFAIGGITCERVPAVRRAGAHGVAVIGAVLRRDDIGEAVREFIHALQT, via the coding sequence ATGCCTCCTGTCAATTTTCGCCTGCTCCTCGTCACCGATCGCCACCACACTCAAGGCCGTCCGCTTGTCCCACTGCTCGATTGTGCGATCGAAGCTGGTGTCCAGGCCATTCAGCTCAGAGAACGAGATCTGCCGACCACTGAACTCCTATCGCTGGCGAAAACGATTCATGATATAAGCACACCGCGCTCGGTACCGCTGTTGATCAACGACCGCATCGATCTTATGATGGCGCTCGACCTGGACGGAGTGCATCTTCGATCCAACAGCTTGCCGACACATGCCGCTCGTGAGGTGATCGGGCCGCGACGATTGCTTGGGGTTTCCACGCACTCGGTCGAAGATATGCAACGGGCAAATCAAAGCGGCGCCGATTATGTTGTGTTTGGGCCCATCTTTGACACGCCGTCCAAACGATCGTTCGGACCTCCGCTGGGACTCGCATTGCTGACCGAGGTCTGTCGTCGATCGTCCATTCCGGTCTTTGCCATCGGAGGCATCACGTGTGAACGGGTTCCAGCTGTTCGTCGAGCCGGTGCTCACGGAGTGGCGGTGATCGGGGCGGTGTTGAGGCGTGACGATATCGGTGAAGCAGTTCGAGAGTTTATTCACGCGTTGCAGACGTGA
- the arc gene encoding proteasome ATPase: MADSKSQPNRLRSLRDSVKKITKQLSEGEEGEMIHKSGEQARELDKLRVQIQSMEEEIRRLYQSRYQLDQATKQNEKLVATLQDAKAQIEALRAEVEKLTAPPSSYAIFSSLNEDGTGNVYVSGRKMKVSLHPSIKRTELRKGREVVLNEALNVIEVKEFESQGEVVRLKDVLEGGRALVTLHFDEEKVADLGDPLLTERLSVGDHLLYDARSGYVIEKLPRSEAEELVLEEVPDVDYAHIGGLQKELEQVHDAVELPFLHPQVFAEYRLSAPKGVLLYGPPGCGKTLIAKAVANSIAKKLGDRSGKEIRSYFLHVKGPELLNKYVGESERQVREVFKKAKERAEDGHPVIVFFDEMDALFRTRGTGVSSDIESTIVPQFLSEIDGVERLRNVIVIGASNRQDLIDPAVLRAGRLDVKVKVGRPDADAARDIFSKYISTDLPFAEEDVARHGGDRHALVERLTSMTVEAMYAASEENKFIEVTYANGEKEVLYFKDFASGALIEGIVSRAKKFAVKRVIANEGNGLRSDDLIRAIREEFKEHEDLPNTTNPDDWAKVAGKKGEKIIHIRTISGGPTEHRQIETISTGHYL, encoded by the coding sequence ATGGCGGATAGCAAGAGTCAGCCAAACCGACTCCGGTCCCTCCGAGATTCTGTTAAGAAGATTACAAAGCAGTTGTCCGAGGGGGAGGAGGGAGAGATGATTCACAAAAGCGGCGAACAGGCTCGAGAACTCGACAAACTTCGCGTGCAAATTCAGTCGATGGAAGAAGAGATCCGGCGACTGTATCAATCTCGCTACCAGCTCGATCAAGCTACCAAACAGAACGAAAAACTCGTTGCGACGCTCCAAGACGCCAAGGCTCAGATCGAGGCTCTCCGGGCTGAGGTGGAAAAGTTGACGGCGCCTCCGTCGAGTTACGCCATCTTTTCCAGTTTGAACGAAGATGGAACGGGCAATGTGTATGTCTCTGGTCGGAAGATGAAAGTCAGCCTCCATCCCTCGATCAAACGGACCGAGTTACGGAAGGGACGAGAGGTCGTCCTGAACGAAGCCCTCAATGTGATTGAGGTCAAGGAATTCGAGAGCCAAGGCGAGGTCGTGCGACTCAAGGATGTGTTGGAAGGGGGGCGGGCATTGGTCACGCTCCATTTCGACGAGGAAAAGGTGGCCGATCTGGGAGATCCTTTGTTGACTGAACGGCTGAGTGTGGGGGATCATCTGCTCTACGATGCCCGTTCCGGCTACGTGATCGAAAAGCTGCCCAGGTCCGAAGCGGAAGAGCTGGTATTGGAAGAAGTTCCGGATGTCGATTACGCGCATATCGGGGGTCTGCAGAAAGAGCTGGAGCAGGTGCACGATGCCGTCGAACTTCCGTTTCTGCACCCACAGGTCTTCGCCGAATACCGACTCAGTGCGCCGAAGGGCGTTCTGCTCTATGGCCCCCCTGGTTGCGGCAAGACGCTGATTGCCAAAGCGGTGGCCAACTCGATCGCCAAGAAGCTGGGTGACCGATCAGGAAAAGAAATTCGGAGCTACTTCCTGCATGTCAAAGGTCCAGAACTGCTTAACAAGTACGTCGGTGAGTCGGAGCGTCAAGTCCGTGAGGTGTTCAAGAAGGCCAAGGAGCGGGCCGAGGATGGGCACCCAGTCATCGTCTTTTTTGATGAGATGGATGCGCTCTTTCGCACTCGTGGGACTGGCGTGTCCTCGGATATCGAATCGACGATCGTCCCTCAATTTCTTTCCGAGATTGACGGTGTCGAGCGGCTGCGCAATGTCATTGTCATCGGGGCGAGTAATCGTCAGGATCTGATCGATCCCGCCGTGCTGCGCGCCGGGCGGTTGGACGTCAAAGTGAAAGTGGGGCGTCCGGATGCTGACGCGGCACGGGACATTTTCTCCAAGTACATCTCGACGGATCTTCCGTTCGCCGAGGAGGATGTCGCGCGTCATGGAGGGGATCGGCACGCGCTTGTGGAACGCTTGACCTCGATGACCGTGGAGGCCATGTATGCGGCCAGCGAAGAAAATAAATTCATCGAGGTGACCTATGCCAACGGCGAAAAGGAGGTGTTGTACTTCAAGGACTTCGCCAGTGGCGCGTTGATCGAGGGGATTGTGTCGCGAGCGAAAAAGTTTGCCGTAAAGCGGGTGATTGCGAATGAGGGAAACGGTTTGCGCTCGGATGACCTGATTCGCGCCATCCGTGAGGAGTTTAAAGAACACGAAGATCTTCCGAATACGACCAATCCGGACGATTGGGCCAAGGTCGCCGGCAAGAAGGGTGAGAAGATCATCCATATTCGAACCATCAGCGGTGGACCGACGGAACATCGTCAGATTGAAACCATCAGTACCGGGCACTATCTCTAG
- a CDS encoding proteasome accessory factor PafA2: MNEQTAMNSARVLGTETEFGIASRDVSAQDPVSGSCAVIGHYPNLPAPTAIWDYEHENPLVDARGFEVEGERERPNPDYNRQLNKVLANGGRLYVDGAHPEYSTPECSHAREVVAFERVGERILASCLQTMARARGGEVYTLYKNNSDGKGNSYGYHENYLVARTVPFDRIARTLTPFLVTRPIFAGAGKVGAENQTTPTEYQLSQRADFFECLMDLNTMVKRPIINTRDEPHADSARFRRLHVITGDANMAELSTYLKVGTLDIVLHLLEAGADLPQIELEEPVRVFKQVSRDLEVRQTVKLAGGRPTTALAVQRAYLSAAKVFYASQAHGSTTQDVLLRWEDVLNKLERDPRLLVHSLDWVAKRHLIESYMERKGCGWDDPRVKLMDLQYHDVRPEKGLFYTLERSQLIERIVDEEEIQQAEFHPPTGTRAYFRGRCVSKFAKSLYGASWTSVLFDAGDTTIKKVPLMDPHRGTQILTGALLDSSDSVDVLLEKLKV; the protein is encoded by the coding sequence ATGAACGAACAGACTGCCATGAACTCCGCCCGGGTGCTTGGGACGGAAACTGAGTTCGGGATTGCCTCGAGAGATGTGTCGGCACAGGACCCAGTGTCCGGGTCCTGTGCCGTGATCGGGCACTATCCAAACTTGCCGGCTCCGACTGCGATCTGGGACTATGAACACGAGAACCCCTTAGTCGATGCACGTGGGTTTGAGGTCGAGGGAGAGCGTGAGCGTCCGAACCCGGACTATAACCGCCAGTTGAACAAGGTGTTGGCGAACGGCGGGCGGCTGTATGTAGATGGGGCTCATCCAGAGTACTCGACCCCTGAGTGTTCACACGCTCGAGAGGTCGTCGCATTTGAACGGGTGGGGGAGCGTATTCTGGCTTCGTGTCTGCAGACGATGGCCCGCGCACGAGGCGGTGAAGTCTATACCCTCTATAAGAATAACTCTGATGGCAAAGGGAACAGCTACGGATACCATGAAAACTATTTGGTAGCGAGGACAGTGCCGTTCGATCGGATTGCACGGACGTTGACGCCGTTTCTTGTCACCAGGCCGATCTTTGCTGGGGCGGGAAAAGTCGGTGCTGAAAATCAGACCACCCCAACGGAGTATCAGCTCTCTCAGCGCGCGGACTTTTTCGAATGTCTTATGGACCTCAATACGATGGTCAAGCGTCCGATCATCAACACGCGCGACGAACCCCATGCAGATTCGGCGAGGTTTCGGCGGCTGCATGTGATTACCGGCGACGCCAACATGGCGGAGTTGTCTACCTATCTCAAGGTGGGGACCTTGGACATTGTGCTGCATCTGCTGGAAGCCGGTGCCGACCTGCCGCAGATCGAACTCGAAGAGCCGGTTCGGGTGTTCAAACAGGTGTCGCGCGACTTGGAAGTCAGGCAGACGGTGAAGTTAGCCGGTGGAAGGCCCACCACGGCGCTGGCAGTCCAACGAGCCTACCTGAGTGCGGCCAAGGTATTTTACGCCTCGCAGGCGCATGGATCCACTACCCAGGATGTGCTGCTCCGTTGGGAAGATGTTCTGAATAAACTTGAGCGTGATCCACGGTTGTTGGTCCATTCATTAGATTGGGTGGCGAAGCGACACTTGATCGAGTCCTACATGGAACGAAAAGGGTGTGGATGGGACGATCCCCGCGTGAAATTGATGGATCTACAGTACCATGACGTCCGTCCAGAAAAAGGGCTTTTTTACACGCTGGAGCGTAGTCAGCTGATCGAACGAATCGTTGACGAGGAAGAGATCCAGCAGGCCGAGTTCCATCCACCGACGGGCACACGAGCCTATTTCCGTGGGCGCTGTGTCAGTAAGTTTGCGAAATCGTTGTACGGGGCCAGTTGGACTTCGGTTCTGTTTGATGCCGGTGATACCACGATCAAGAAAGTCCCCTTGATGGATCCCCATCGTGGGACTCAAATCTTGACTGGGGCGCTGCTCGATTCTTCCGATTCGGTTGATGTGCTTCTCGAAAAACTCAAGGTGTGA
- the prcB gene encoding proteasome subunit beta, whose translation MKLPHLPDHDGSSFVEFLSRHYPGMALGTQALAPNSDPARAAGSVSVPSATTVLAIKYQQGVIIAGDRRATEGFQIADRRIEKVFKIDEWSAMAIAGAAGPCIEMAKLFQTELEHYEKLEGMPLSCEGKANKLGQMVKANLPMVFQGLVVMPLYVGYDLKRGEGRIFKYDITGGRYEESDYHSIGSGGKDARNTMREHFQRNLSEAEAIKLAMLALYNAADDDVGTGGPDLVRGIYPTAKIVTAHGITDVSEDTLRSVCNAVMSARRSREA comes from the coding sequence ATGAAGTTACCCCACCTTCCCGACCACGACGGTTCCAGTTTTGTGGAGTTTCTTTCGCGACATTATCCAGGTATGGCGCTTGGAACGCAGGCGCTGGCTCCGAATTCCGATCCGGCACGAGCCGCCGGTTCCGTGTCCGTACCCTCTGCCACCACCGTACTCGCGATCAAATATCAGCAGGGAGTGATTATTGCCGGAGACCGCCGCGCCACAGAAGGGTTTCAGATTGCGGATCGCCGGATTGAGAAGGTGTTCAAGATCGATGAGTGGTCGGCGATGGCGATTGCGGGGGCAGCTGGTCCTTGTATCGAGATGGCCAAACTATTCCAAACTGAGTTGGAGCATTACGAAAAGTTGGAAGGCATGCCCCTCTCGTGCGAAGGGAAGGCCAATAAGCTGGGACAGATGGTGAAGGCGAACTTGCCCATGGTGTTTCAGGGGCTGGTCGTGATGCCGCTCTATGTCGGGTATGACCTGAAACGTGGGGAGGGGCGTATTTTTAAGTACGACATCACCGGTGGGAGATACGAAGAGTCCGATTATCATTCGATCGGGTCCGGGGGAAAAGATGCCCGCAACACGATGCGGGAGCACTTTCAGCGAAATCTGTCGGAGGCCGAGGCGATCAAACTCGCGATGCTCGCCCTGTACAATGCGGCGGACGACGACGTTGGAACCGGTGGGCCCGACCTTGTACGGGGGATTTATCCTACGGCGAAGATAGTGACCGCTCACGGCATTACGGATGTCTCGGAGGATACACTTCGGTCAGTGTGCAACGCTGTCATGTCGGCTCGTCGTTCACGGGAGGCCTAA
- the prcA gene encoding proteasome subunit alpha, whose translation MPMPYYVSPEQMMQDKAEYAKKGIAKGRSIIAMEYVEGILLAADNPSASLHKVSEIYDNIAFAGAGKYSEFENLRKAGIRHADLKGFMYSREDVTGRSLANGYSQSLGTVFSQEMKPLEVEILVVQTGANSHPNEIYRISFDGSIIDEKNFAVIGGRAEAVQGFLKEKNSSHTPTLEEALRLCVTALDQTTNQKLQPEGLEVAVLDRSRTGRKFRRLSISDIRQALSA comes from the coding sequence ATGCCCATGCCCTACTACGTATCCCCTGAACAGATGATGCAGGATAAGGCGGAGTACGCCAAGAAGGGGATTGCCAAGGGCCGTTCGATCATCGCGATGGAGTATGTCGAGGGGATTCTCTTGGCCGCCGATAATCCGAGCGCGTCGCTTCATAAAGTCTCTGAGATTTACGACAACATCGCCTTTGCCGGGGCTGGTAAGTACAGCGAGTTTGAGAATCTTCGGAAGGCGGGGATTCGCCACGCCGATCTCAAGGGGTTTATGTATAGCCGGGAAGACGTCACCGGCCGTTCATTGGCGAACGGCTATTCGCAAAGCCTCGGAACTGTCTTCAGTCAGGAAATGAAACCACTGGAGGTGGAAATTCTCGTCGTACAGACCGGCGCCAACAGCCATCCAAATGAAATCTATCGGATTTCCTTTGATGGGAGCATCATCGACGAAAAGAACTTTGCGGTGATCGGGGGCCGGGCGGAAGCAGTGCAGGGATTCCTGAAAGAGAAAAACTCGAGCCATACTCCGACACTCGAAGAGGCCTTACGGCTTTGTGTGACAGCTCTCGATCAAACGACCAATCAAAAGCTTCAGCCGGAGGGGTTGGAGGTTGCGGTGCTGGACCGCAGTCGAACCGGCCGAAAGTTCCGTCGCCTCTCGATCAGTGACATTCGACAGGCGCTCTCTGCCTGA
- the pafA gene encoding Pup--protein ligase, with product MKQRIYGLENEYGLIFSPNGRIYLPMEKVLGYIFEGLIPNSWPSNAFLVNGARFYQDTGCHPEYSTPECDNIVDLVVHDKAGERLLEACLPAAEERLREEGLSGEIYIFKNNTDSLGNTYGCHENFLMRRDVDFWKVTEQLIPFFVTRQIFSGAGKVLKVSGKPQYFISQRAQHIHEKTSSSTTSSRSIINTRDEPHSDAERYRRLHIIVGDSNMSEFATYLKVGTATLVLSMIEEGYAVHGMELEDSVKAIREVSRDPTLKKKVRLDDGRQMTAIEIQRVYLSRARDYLAQEAHDPVLDDVCSKWETVLQQLEDDPMQLTHQIDWVTKKHLIQSYVDKRNCGWDDPRVLLLDLQYHDVKRTRGLYYLMESRGLVDRVVEEEAVQRAMSTPPQTTRAKVRGDFIRFARAKNRSYTVDWTYLKLNGYWEETILCMDPFSAVNRRVEELISQVSGGRFYR from the coding sequence ATGAAACAACGGATTTACGGCCTCGAGAACGAATACGGCCTCATTTTCTCCCCCAACGGCAGGATCTATTTGCCGATGGAAAAGGTCCTGGGATATATCTTTGAGGGACTGATTCCGAACAGCTGGCCGTCGAACGCCTTTTTGGTCAACGGAGCCCGGTTCTATCAAGATACTGGTTGTCATCCGGAATACTCGACCCCGGAATGCGACAACATTGTGGATCTGGTCGTACACGATAAGGCGGGAGAGCGCCTGCTGGAAGCCTGTTTGCCTGCCGCAGAAGAGCGGTTGCGTGAGGAAGGGTTGTCCGGGGAGATTTATATATTCAAGAATAATACCGACTCGTTGGGCAATACGTACGGATGCCATGAAAACTTCCTGATGAGGCGGGACGTCGATTTTTGGAAAGTCACCGAACAGTTGATTCCGTTTTTCGTCACCAGACAGATCTTCAGCGGAGCCGGGAAGGTATTAAAAGTCTCAGGGAAGCCGCAGTATTTTATCTCGCAGCGCGCGCAACATATTCATGAAAAGACGTCGTCATCGACGACGTCCTCTCGGAGTATCATCAACACCCGCGATGAGCCGCATTCCGACGCCGAACGGTATCGCCGTCTGCATATCATCGTCGGGGATTCCAACATGTCCGAGTTCGCGACCTACCTCAAGGTGGGAACCGCCACGCTGGTCTTGTCGATGATCGAAGAGGGGTATGCAGTCCATGGGATGGAACTGGAAGACTCGGTGAAGGCAATCCGAGAGGTGTCTCGCGATCCAACCTTGAAAAAGAAGGTGCGGCTCGATGACGGTCGACAGATGACCGCCATTGAGATTCAGCGAGTCTATCTAAGCCGTGCGAGAGACTATCTGGCGCAAGAAGCGCATGATCCAGTTCTCGATGATGTGTGTAGTAAGTGGGAAACGGTGCTGCAGCAGCTGGAAGACGATCCGATGCAGCTGACGCATCAGATCGATTGGGTCACCAAGAAGCATCTGATCCAATCCTACGTCGACAAGAGGAATTGCGGGTGGGACGATCCGAGGGTGTTGCTGTTGGATCTGCAGTATCATGATGTGAAGCGGACGAGAGGGCTGTACTATCTGATGGAGTCTCGCGGGTTGGTCGACCGAGTTGTGGAGGAAGAGGCTGTCCAGCGGGCGATGTCGACCCCTCCGCAAACGACGAGGGCAAAGGTGCGGGGAGACTTCATTCGCTTTGCTCGCGCGAAGAACCGATCCTATACGGTTGATTGGACGTATCTGAAGCTGAATGGGTACTGGGAGGAGACGATCCTCTGTATGGACCCCTTTAGCGCAGTGAATCGACGGGTTGAAGAGCTGATTTCCCAAGTCTCTGGAGGACGATTCTACCGATGA
- a CDS encoding M23 family metallopeptidase, translating into MTLLSDPYRLRPAWLTQRAFVVVLLAHLVGALLPGSILVAHGAEGRYSGKQGQVLVVKVPCDDESATVQGTFLGRSIRFFPEPRLDEPKGSVGLLGIDLQDEPGTHELTVELKQGEQSRTFSYSVTVVKEKFHVEHLSLPKDKVDLDEKAVARWKAEQEQVKTGLAVDSRARLWQPGFIEPVNGRRTGIFGSVRIMNGQPRNPHNGEDISAPLGTPVAATNDGVVRLTVEHFFSGKGIFLDHGLGFYSMYFHLSEVLVKDGDVVKAGQIVGKVGATGRATGPHLHWGVKLNGARVNPYALLDLPFKGAVQSASPALTTEPASGMGSPTP; encoded by the coding sequence ATGACACTATTGTCCGATCCCTATCGTCTACGGCCAGCCTGGCTGACACAGCGCGCGTTTGTTGTCGTGCTCCTGGCACATCTTGTCGGGGCTCTCTTGCCTGGCTCGATACTGGTCGCTCACGGTGCAGAGGGCCGTTATAGCGGTAAACAGGGTCAGGTGCTTGTCGTGAAAGTGCCGTGTGACGATGAATCGGCCACGGTACAGGGAACGTTCCTTGGGCGTTCCATCCGTTTCTTTCCTGAGCCGCGACTCGACGAGCCGAAAGGATCTGTGGGGTTACTCGGGATTGACTTGCAGGATGAGCCAGGAACGCATGAGTTGACTGTGGAGCTGAAACAGGGGGAGCAGAGTCGTACCTTCAGTTACAGCGTGACGGTCGTCAAAGAGAAATTTCATGTGGAGCATCTCTCGCTGCCCAAAGACAAGGTCGATTTAGATGAGAAAGCCGTAGCTCGATGGAAGGCAGAACAGGAGCAGGTCAAAACGGGACTGGCCGTCGATTCACGGGCGAGACTATGGCAGCCTGGTTTCATAGAGCCGGTGAACGGCAGACGCACCGGGATCTTCGGCAGCGTTCGAATCATGAACGGCCAACCGCGAAATCCTCATAACGGAGAAGATATCAGCGCTCCCCTCGGCACCCCAGTCGCTGCCACAAATGATGGAGTGGTACGGCTCACCGTCGAGCATTTTTTCTCTGGGAAGGGCATCTTTCTCGACCATGGACTAGGGTTCTACTCGATGTATTTCCATCTGTCCGAAGTCCTTGTCAAAGACGGCGATGTGGTGAAGGCCGGGCAGATCGTCGGGAAAGTCGGTGCCACCGGTCGGGCGACCGGTCCGCATCTCCATTGGGGAGTCAAACTCAACGGCGCGCGCGTGAATCCATACGCACTGCTTGATCTTCCCTTCAAAGGTGCCGTACAGTCCGCAAGTCCAGCCCTCACTACCGAACCTGCCTCCGGGATGGGTTCGCCGACCCCATAG
- a CDS encoding Fic family protein: MTSFDAHSRLVVIHLFVDGNGHIARLVMNVLRLRGGHPLVALRSEDQKPILMRLTMLP; the protein is encoded by the coding sequence GTGACGAGCTTTGATGCGCATTCGCGCCTCGTAGTTATTCACCTGTTTGTGGATGGGAACGGGCACATCGCTAGGCTTGTGATGAATGTCCTACGCTTGCGTGGCGGGCATCCGCTGGTTGCTCTACGATCTGAAGACCAAAAACCTATCTTGATGCGCTTGACCATGCTTCCATGA
- a CDS encoding HD domain-containing protein: protein MESVDRPDAPYDGSALIADPIHKYVTFTVPFANPDPHEHTEKDLIDSPWVQRLRYIYQLQSARWVYPSAEHTRFVHSLGTMHVAGRFARHLYPFLKNTLKDVPSANYVEELLRITALVHDIGHGPFCHFFDDNFLHGFGLTHERLGQIIIRDHLAPLIKRIRRSPSGPFAKGEELNPDQIAHLILKEKDKDNSRLPRWLNMLQPVISGSYTGDNLDYVLRDSYMCGIAVGPVDLTRLIHYTIVTEKGFTIHKTGLPALQMFLNTRMYLYSNVYFHRTTRAIDIHLRNIFGDTMKHICPRDPRKNMGGYCRLTDWSLLEEVRGWANSRNRTRRQLGQEWARILDRDVKWKMAYSTTLKEKGQERGMAFPSHQHFEQQILKELPTRLKQIPFRVDMALLDPRPDPKDSRGNPLYVYDPGTGQVSTELLEECLDLLPTRLVQFRIYSPDHAHDAALSQAAATVLNKTPTSLESHY from the coding sequence ATGGAATCGGTAGACCGGCCTGATGCTCCCTATGATGGATCCGCCCTCATCGCCGATCCAATTCATAAGTACGTTACCTTTACCGTTCCATTTGCAAACCCGGACCCACATGAACATACCGAGAAGGACCTGATCGATTCCCCTTGGGTCCAGCGTCTACGATACATCTACCAGTTGCAGAGCGCCCGCTGGGTCTATCCATCCGCTGAACACACCAGATTCGTTCACTCCCTCGGAACCATGCATGTGGCAGGACGATTTGCTCGACATTTGTACCCCTTTCTCAAAAATACCCTCAAAGACGTACCGTCGGCCAACTATGTTGAAGAGCTCTTACGGATCACGGCTTTGGTGCATGATATCGGACACGGTCCGTTCTGCCATTTCTTCGACGACAATTTTCTCCACGGATTCGGTCTGACCCATGAACGTTTGGGGCAAATTATCATCCGAGACCATCTCGCCCCCCTGATCAAAAGAATCCGCCGAAGTCCTTCTGGCCCCTTCGCCAAAGGGGAAGAGTTAAATCCTGACCAGATCGCCCATCTGATTCTGAAGGAAAAAGACAAAGACAACTCTCGCCTCCCTCGATGGCTGAACATGCTCCAACCGGTCATCTCCGGAAGCTACACCGGGGACAATCTTGATTACGTCCTGAGAGATTCGTACATGTGCGGCATCGCGGTGGGACCGGTCGATCTCACACGGCTCATTCATTACACTATCGTGACCGAGAAAGGATTCACCATTCATAAGACCGGGCTCCCCGCACTCCAGATGTTCCTCAACACCCGGATGTATCTCTATTCAAATGTGTACTTCCATCGCACTACCAGAGCCATCGATATCCACCTTCGCAACATTTTCGGAGACACGATGAAGCACATCTGTCCCCGCGATCCACGAAAGAATATGGGTGGTTATTGTCGACTGACCGACTGGTCGCTCTTGGAGGAAGTCCGAGGGTGGGCGAACAGCCGCAACAGAACCCGCCGACAGTTGGGACAGGAATGGGCAAGGATCTTGGACCGTGACGTCAAATGGAAGATGGCCTACAGCACGACCTTAAAAGAAAAGGGACAGGAGCGCGGAATGGCCTTCCCCAGCCATCAGCACTTTGAACAACAGATTCTCAAGGAGTTACCAACTCGTCTGAAGCAAATCCCCTTTCGAGTGGATATGGCGCTGTTGGATCCACGGCCAGACCCCAAGGACTCGCGGGGAAATCCGCTGTATGTCTATGATCCCGGCACAGGCCAGGTTTCGACTGAGCTATTGGAAGAATGCTTAGATCTGCTGCCCACGAGACTGGTCCAATTTCGGATTTACTCGCCAGACCATGCCCACGATGCAGCCCTCTCACAAGCCGCTGCAACCGTGCTGAATAAAACACCAACCAGCCTGGAATCGCACTACTGA
- a CDS encoding DUF2062 domain-containing protein: protein MSKLSKQPVGGGRSFRALFRQILHLQESPRRTALAFALGVFIAFSPAYGLHTAMVALCTWLFGLNFIALLAGAWINNPWTIIPILGATYWTGAFLLGRTDAPTFNWQDLSFNGIYDQVLPYAGPFALGGLTLSILGALMSYPAAYFFITKYRPAPPSDPAEPLPPSDRVG from the coding sequence ATGTCCAAACTCAGCAAACAACCAGTGGGTGGTGGTCGATCCTTCCGTGCACTGTTTCGCCAAATTCTTCATCTGCAAGAATCGCCGCGCCGTACGGCCTTGGCCTTCGCTCTGGGCGTCTTTATCGCGTTCTCGCCGGCTTATGGCCTACATACAGCGATGGTAGCGTTGTGCACCTGGTTGTTCGGTCTGAATTTTATCGCGTTGTTGGCTGGGGCATGGATCAACAATCCCTGGACAATCATTCCGATCCTCGGCGCAACCTATTGGACCGGGGCCTTCTTGCTCGGACGAACTGATGCACCCACCTTCAACTGGCAGGACTTGAGCTTCAACGGGATCTATGACCAAGTCCTCCCGTACGCCGGTCCCTTTGCGCTTGGAGGACTCACCCTGAGTATACTTGGCGCCTTGATGTCATACCCTGCCGCGTATTTCTTCATTACAAAATACCGGCCTGCGCCGCCATCCGATCCGGCCGAACCATTGCCCCCCTCTGACCGAGTGGGCTAA